The following proteins are encoded in a genomic region of Kineosporiaceae bacterium:
- a CDS encoding hydrogenase maturation protease: protein MIGCGNLLRGDDAVGPTLIRHLWDQGVPDDVELVDGGTAGMDVAFKMRGRRKVVIVDAARTGAEPGTVFRVPGEELEQLPPVDGLNQHAFRWDHALAVGRWLLKDAYPKDVVVFLIEAASTEPGAELTEPVRAGMERVLDLVRAEVAG from the coding sequence GTGATCGGGTGCGGCAACCTGTTGCGCGGGGACGACGCGGTCGGCCCGACGCTGATCCGGCACCTGTGGGACCAGGGTGTGCCGGACGACGTCGAGCTGGTCGACGGCGGGACCGCCGGTATGGACGTGGCGTTCAAGATGCGCGGCCGGCGCAAGGTCGTGATCGTGGACGCCGCGCGGACCGGTGCCGAGCCGGGCACCGTGTTCCGCGTGCCCGGCGAGGAGCTGGAGCAGCTGCCACCGGTGGACGGGCTGAACCAGCACGCCTTTCGCTGGGATCACGCCCTCGCCGTCGGGCGCTGGCTGCTCAAGGACGCCTACCCGAAGGACGTCGTGGTGTTCCTGATCGAGGCGGCCTCCACCGAGCCGGGTGCCGAGCTGACCGAACCGGTACGCGCCGGGATGGAGCGGGTGCTCGACCTGGTGCGCGCCGAGGTGGCCGGGTGA
- a CDS encoding hydrogenase, translating into MATLLWLEGGACSGNTMSFLNAEEPTAVDLVTDFGIDVIWHPSLGMELGDQVQQILRECASGERQVDIFVYEGSVLMGPNGSGRYDMFAERPMKDWVAEIAPKAGVVVAVGDCSAWGGIPATPPNPTDAVGLQYLKGDRGGFLGKDFVSAMGLPVVNIPGCPAHPDWITQVVVALAAGRTADIALDDLQRPKTFFTSFTQTGCTRVQFFEYKQSTIDFGQGTRTGCLFYEFGCRGPMTHSPCNRILWNRQSSKTRAGHPCTGCTEPGYPHGDLMPGTIFKTAKVSGTVPREVPTGTDHLTYMAHAAAAKIAAPQWSKEDMFVV; encoded by the coding sequence ATGGCCACACTGCTCTGGCTCGAGGGCGGCGCCTGCAGCGGCAATACGATGTCGTTCCTGAACGCCGAGGAACCGACCGCGGTCGACCTCGTGACCGACTTCGGGATCGACGTGATCTGGCACCCCTCCCTCGGGATGGAGCTGGGCGATCAGGTGCAACAGATCCTGCGCGAGTGCGCCTCCGGCGAGCGTCAGGTCGACATCTTCGTCTACGAGGGCTCGGTGCTCATGGGCCCGAACGGGTCCGGACGCTACGACATGTTCGCCGAGCGCCCCATGAAGGACTGGGTGGCCGAGATCGCGCCCAAGGCCGGCGTCGTGGTCGCGGTGGGCGACTGCTCGGCCTGGGGCGGCATCCCGGCGACCCCGCCCAACCCGACCGACGCCGTCGGCCTGCAGTACCTCAAGGGCGATCGCGGCGGGTTCCTGGGCAAGGACTTCGTCTCGGCGATGGGCCTTCCCGTGGTGAACATCCCCGGCTGCCCGGCCCACCCGGACTGGATCACCCAGGTGGTGGTGGCCCTGGCTGCCGGCCGTACCGCCGACATCGCCCTGGACGATCTGCAGCGACCCAAGACCTTCTTCACCTCGTTCACCCAGACCGGGTGCACCCGGGTGCAGTTCTTCGAGTACAAGCAGTCGACGATCGACTTCGGTCAGGGCACCCGCACCGGCTGCCTGTTCTACGAGTTCGGGTGCCGCGGCCCGATGACCCACAGCCCGTGCAACCGCATCCTGTGGAACCGGCAGTCGTCCAAGACGCGCGCCGGCCACCCGTGCACCGGGTGCACCGAGCCGGGATACCCACACGGTGACCTCATGCCCGGCACGATCTTCAAGACCGCCAAGGTCTCGGGCACCGTGCCCAGGGAGGTGCCCACCGGCACCGATCACCTGACCTACATGGCGCATGCGGCCGCCGCCAAGATCGCGGCGCCGCAGTGGTCCAAGGAAGACATGTTCGTGGTCTAG
- the hypB gene encoding hydrogenase nickel incorporation protein HypB, whose translation MAGTSLIDLRTAVLAKNDDLAGALRADLAAAGAVAVNLLSSPGSGKTALLELLLTRCVERGIPVAALTGDLATENDAKRLARSGAPVRQVVTDGLCHLEADLVRDHLAGWLPEGTRLVLIENVGNLVCPASYDLGESARIVLASVTEGEDKPVKYPTAYRWADLAVLTKIDLIEPCGFDETVFSEAVRDVNPDLPVLRTSARTGQGVEELLAHLLDLSEPSDELPNP comes from the coding sequence ATGGCCGGCACGAGCCTGATCGACCTGCGCACCGCCGTCCTGGCGAAGAACGACGACCTGGCGGGGGCGCTGCGGGCGGATCTGGCCGCGGCCGGCGCCGTGGCGGTGAATCTGCTGTCGAGCCCGGGTAGCGGTAAGACCGCGCTGCTCGAGTTGTTGCTCACCCGCTGTGTCGAGCGGGGCATCCCGGTGGCGGCGCTGACCGGCGACCTGGCCACCGAGAACGACGCCAAGCGGCTGGCCCGCTCGGGCGCTCCGGTGCGTCAGGTGGTCACCGACGGCCTGTGTCACCTCGAGGCCGACCTGGTGCGCGATCACCTCGCGGGGTGGTTGCCCGAGGGCACCCGGCTGGTGCTGATCGAGAACGTCGGCAACCTGGTCTGCCCCGCCTCCTATGACCTGGGTGAGTCGGCCCGCATCGTGCTCGCGAGTGTCACCGAGGGCGAGGACAAGCCGGTGAAGTACCCCACGGCCTACCGGTGGGCCGACCTCGCCGTGCTCACCAAGATCGACCTGATCGAGCCCTGTGGCTTCGACGAGACGGTCTTCAGCGAGGCCGTTCGCGACGTGAACCCCGATCTGCCGGTGCTGCGAACCAGCGCTCGTACCGGCCAGGGCGTCGAGGAGCTCCTCGCCCACCTGCTCGACCTGTCCGAACCGTCCGACGAACTGCCCAACCCCTGA
- a CDS encoding CotH kinase family protein: MSPAPDDPQGTFFDRPMYAVDVRNWPTEKIYPPQAYQEPALAPPGAELTVAPIAPDDARPLPPLDPASSLLRTGDFSLRNSGNRTLNAPKRSWKAELDQGPGPEGEIAGMTCLNMKSMVNDPSQLREALAWRLFASAGVTASQHTFARFGINGRYLGLFSVIEQVDKAMLARHVEGKVRGNLFKVGCGAIGCGTLEYRVGSDGDDSGRQYQTPPETAGAAGSSLESEATYRLRSFSKAPDAESFDDLAALVRTVNGIGLPGGEERFATDAFADRVRAIFDVQPFLRWAAVNVLLGAWDNYFATPGNYYLYNTTRTPGSRDVIGEPFFRFIPWDYDNSFGIDYFGTRWQDTDLLDWPANTEAYRRFNSTSPGPAGRSRIPLVTNLLRHGDFRRYYLEQVEQLLDTTLAPASIDAELARLWPRVATSAYAESDTPYGAPFTGRLFSNDEVYRHVVLQWEVARPDRFINGIRHYVLMRHDRARDQLKTL, encoded by the coding sequence ATGAGCCCCGCGCCCGACGATCCCCAAGGCACCTTCTTCGACCGGCCGATGTACGCCGTCGATGTGCGCAACTGGCCGACCGAGAAGATCTACCCGCCGCAGGCGTACCAGGAGCCGGCCCTCGCCCCGCCCGGCGCCGAGCTGACCGTGGCACCGATCGCCCCGGACGACGCCCGCCCGCTGCCGCCGCTCGACCCCGCATCCTCGCTCTTGCGTACCGGCGATTTCTCACTGCGCAACAGCGGTAACCGAACCCTGAACGCACCCAAGCGGTCGTGGAAGGCCGAGCTCGATCAAGGCCCCGGCCCGGAGGGCGAGATCGCCGGCATGACGTGCCTGAACATGAAGTCGATGGTCAACGACCCCTCGCAGCTGCGAGAGGCACTGGCCTGGCGGCTGTTCGCCTCGGCGGGGGTGACGGCCTCGCAACACACCTTCGCCCGGTTCGGCATCAACGGCCGCTACCTGGGCCTGTTCTCGGTGATCGAGCAGGTGGACAAGGCGATGCTGGCACGCCATGTCGAGGGCAAGGTGCGGGGCAACCTGTTCAAGGTCGGTTGCGGTGCCATCGGCTGCGGCACCCTGGAGTACCGCGTCGGCAGCGACGGAGACGACAGCGGCCGGCAGTACCAGACGCCCCCCGAGACCGCCGGAGCAGCGGGGTCGAGCCTGGAATCCGAGGCCACCTACCGGCTGCGATCGTTCTCCAAGGCGCCCGACGCCGAGAGCTTCGACGACCTGGCCGCCCTGGTGCGCACCGTGAACGGGATCGGCCTGCCCGGTGGCGAGGAGCGGTTCGCCACCGACGCCTTCGCCGACCGGGTTCGGGCGATCTTCGACGTCCAGCCCTTCCTGCGCTGGGCGGCGGTGAACGTGCTGCTCGGCGCGTGGGACAACTACTTCGCCACGCCGGGCAACTACTACCTCTACAACACGACCCGGACGCCGGGCTCCCGCGACGTGATCGGCGAGCCGTTCTTCCGGTTCATCCCGTGGGACTACGACAACTCCTTCGGCATCGACTACTTCGGGACCCGCTGGCAGGACACCGACCTGCTGGACTGGCCCGCCAACACCGAGGCCTACCGCCGGTTCAACTCGACCTCTCCCGGCCCGGCAGGGCGCAGCCGGATCCCCCTGGTGACCAACCTGTTGCGCCACGGCGACTTCCGTCGGTACTACCTCGAGCAGGTCGAGCAACTGCTCGACACCACGCTGGCCCCGGCGAGCATCGACGCCGAGCTGGCCCGGCTCTGGCCGCGGGTGGCCACCTCCGCCTACGCCGAGTCCGACACCCCGTACGGGGCGCCGTTCACGGGCCGGCTGTTCAGCAACGACGAGGTCTACCGCCACGTCGTCCTGCAGTGGGAGGTCGCTCGCCCGGACCGGTTCATCAACGGCATCCGCCACTACGTGCTGATGCGCCACGACCGGGCGCGAGATCAGCTGAAGACCCTCTGA
- a CDS encoding DUF1641 domain-containing protein, producing the protein MTDVLSSTPVDQLRARLDDPEVAASLNALLDNVGALAVMATMANGFLERGDTITENVVGMVHEVRGAAGHGPGYLVEPARKLVEEAPAIADAATALIESGMFSREVVGLLGRFANAAVEGVRVAEAQNTSLDGVRATFRALRDPDVARGLGMLVEVARAIGKTL; encoded by the coding sequence ATGACCGACGTGTTGAGCAGCACCCCGGTCGACCAGCTACGGGCACGGCTGGACGACCCCGAGGTCGCCGCGTCGTTGAACGCCCTGCTCGACAACGTTGGCGCGCTCGCCGTGATGGCCACGATGGCCAACGGGTTCCTGGAGCGCGGCGACACCATCACCGAGAACGTGGTCGGCATGGTCCACGAGGTGCGAGGCGCTGCAGGTCACGGCCCCGGGTACCTGGTGGAGCCGGCCCGCAAGCTGGTCGAGGAGGCGCCGGCCATCGCCGACGCGGCCACCGCGCTGATCGAGTCGGGCATGTTCAGCCGCGAGGTGGTCGGCCTGCTGGGGCGCTTCGCCAACGCCGCCGTCGAGGGGGTGCGTGTCGCCGAGGCACAGAACACCAGCCTGGACGGCGTGCGCGCGACCTTCCGGGCGCTGCGTGACCCCGATGTCGCCCGAGGGTTGGGCATGCTGGTCGAAGTGGCCCGCGCCATCGGCAAGACCCTCTGA
- a CDS encoding DUF2510 domain-containing protein, which produces MSAAPGWYPDPQGGYGQLRYWDGTSWTSHTTMALASQPPTPQPPQPTPAPPQPWSPGQGTTLPLDPGDAAGPPSPPVPPHSSWTQGAGPTAGGFDPHALMTPKRRIGPIVAGVAGLLALVVGVAWIFGSRDTAPSAGQSPAGVPSVAASPKAAPTGGSGASEKPAPTIGGISCEAIAPTTAATQTAGRVSAGGLSYPLPGAPWPEPVTSDFAFPLVASGAVQMVKVADYGTAGWAAGLVIAELRQDPKITSVEQAAKGAAACLVATQYTVATFSEKRTRDEATTVDGASAWTIESTITLADPDLEVTSEHMTLVTVETKPGRYAMFWSSIPATTPDYTAVADACRKGLKVG; this is translated from the coding sequence GTGAGCGCAGCGCCGGGGTGGTACCCCGACCCACAGGGCGGATACGGACAGCTGAGGTATTGGGACGGCACCTCCTGGACGTCGCACACCACCATGGCGCTCGCCTCGCAACCACCGACCCCCCAACCGCCCCAGCCGACACCGGCCCCGCCACAGCCGTGGAGCCCCGGGCAGGGGACCACCCTGCCCTTGGACCCCGGGGACGCCGCCGGCCCGCCGTCCCCACCGGTGCCGCCGCACAGTTCCTGGACGCAGGGGGCCGGCCCCACGGCGGGTGGCTTCGACCCGCACGCCCTGATGACGCCGAAGCGGCGGATCGGGCCGATCGTCGCGGGGGTGGCCGGCCTGTTGGCCCTGGTGGTGGGCGTGGCCTGGATCTTCGGCTCGAGGGACACCGCGCCGTCCGCCGGGCAGTCACCGGCCGGTGTGCCGTCCGTGGCGGCCTCGCCCAAGGCGGCGCCGACCGGCGGGTCGGGCGCCTCCGAGAAGCCGGCCCCGACGATCGGCGGCATCTCGTGCGAGGCCATCGCCCCCACCACCGCGGCGACGCAGACCGCCGGCCGGGTCAGCGCCGGCGGCTTGTCCTACCCCCTGCCCGGCGCCCCCTGGCCCGAGCCGGTGACCAGCGACTTCGCGTTCCCCCTGGTGGCCTCGGGCGCGGTGCAGATGGTCAAGGTGGCCGACTACGGCACGGCCGGCTGGGCTGCCGGTCTGGTGATCGCCGAACTGCGCCAGGACCCGAAGATCACCTCGGTGGAGCAGGCCGCCAAGGGGGCGGCCGCGTGCCTGGTCGCCACGCAGTACACCGTGGCCACGTTCAGCGAGAAGCGCACCCGGGACGAGGCCACCACCGTCGATGGGGCGTCGGCCTGGACGATCGAGTCGACCATCACGTTGGCCGACCCCGATCTGGAGGTCACCAGCGAACACATGACCCTGGTGACGGTCGAGACCAAGCCCGGTCGCTACGCCATGTTCTGGAGCTCGATCCCGGCGACCACCCCGGACTACACCGCGGTGGCCGACGCCTGCCGCAAGGGACTAAAGGTCGGTTGA
- a CDS encoding nickel-dependent hydrogenase large subunit: MDLHVSPLGRVEGDLDVRVTLTDGVVTDAWTTAGMFRGFEMILKGKDPQAGLIVTPRICGICGGSHLYKAVYALDTAWQTHVPPNGTRIRNIAQACETLQSIPRWFYAIFAIDLTNKRYAKTPSYDEAVRRFAPFVGTAYEKGVTLSNKPVEIYAIFGGQWPHSSFMIPGGVMSAPTLSDVTRSISILEYWKNEWLEKEWLGGSIERWMQNKTWEDILAWMNENEGHYNSDCGFFIRYALEVGLDKYGQGHGNFLSTGTYLDPELYQNPTIEGRNAALISRSGIYAGGGFHEFDQARVREDHTHSFYKGTGSHHPFDGVTDPIDPLVGEKQDKYSWAKSPRYDVPGLGYVPLEVGPLARQVMAAQPDPAAHQDADPLFLNVINSEGPSVLTRVLARTHELAKYYTMARRWLDEIDLHDKFYAKPVERESGKGFGSTEAARGALSDWIVLENGKIENYQVITPTAWNVGPRDADQVVGPIEKAFLGTPVANTADPVELGHVARSFDSCLVCTVHAYDGKTGKQLSKFVVGGM, encoded by the coding sequence ATGGACCTTCACGTCAGCCCGCTCGGGCGGGTCGAGGGCGACCTCGACGTCCGGGTCACCCTCACCGACGGCGTCGTGACCGATGCCTGGACGACGGCCGGCATGTTCCGCGGCTTCGAGATGATCCTCAAGGGCAAGGACCCACAGGCCGGCCTCATCGTGACCCCGCGCATCTGCGGGATCTGCGGTGGCAGCCACCTGTACAAGGCGGTCTACGCCCTCGACACCGCCTGGCAGACCCACGTGCCGCCGAACGGTACCCGGATCCGCAACATCGCCCAGGCCTGCGAGACCCTGCAGAGCATTCCGCGGTGGTTCTACGCGATCTTCGCGATCGACCTGACCAACAAGCGCTACGCCAAGACCCCGTCCTACGACGAGGCGGTCCGCCGCTTCGCCCCGTTCGTCGGCACCGCCTACGAGAAGGGCGTGACGCTGTCGAACAAGCCGGTCGAGATCTACGCCATCTTCGGCGGGCAGTGGCCGCACTCCTCGTTCATGATCCCCGGTGGGGTGATGAGCGCGCCGACGCTGTCGGACGTCACCCGCTCGATCTCGATCCTCGAGTACTGGAAGAACGAGTGGCTCGAGAAGGAGTGGCTGGGCGGCTCGATCGAGCGCTGGATGCAGAACAAGACCTGGGAGGACATCCTCGCCTGGATGAACGAGAACGAGGGTCACTACAACAGTGACTGCGGGTTCTTCATCCGGTACGCGCTCGAGGTCGGCCTCGACAAGTACGGTCAGGGTCACGGCAACTTCCTGTCCACCGGCACCTATCTCGACCCCGAGCTCTACCAGAACCCGACCATCGAGGGCCGCAATGCGGCGCTGATCTCGCGTTCGGGCATCTACGCCGGTGGCGGATTCCACGAGTTCGACCAGGCGCGAGTGCGTGAGGACCACACCCACTCCTTCTACAAGGGGACCGGCTCGCACCACCCGTTCGACGGGGTGACCGACCCGATCGACCCCCTCGTGGGCGAGAAGCAGGACAAGTACTCCTGGGCCAAGTCCCCGCGCTACGACGTCCCGGGGCTGGGTTATGTACCGCTCGAGGTGGGGCCGCTGGCCCGCCAGGTCATGGCCGCCCAGCCCGACCCGGCCGCTCACCAGGACGCGGACCCGTTGTTCCTCAACGTGATCAACAGCGAGGGACCGTCGGTGCTGACCCGGGTGCTGGCCCGCACCCACGAACTGGCCAAGTACTACACGATGGCCCGCCGCTGGCTCGACGAGATCGACCTGCACGACAAGTTCTACGCCAAGCCGGTCGAGCGTGAGTCGGGCAAGGGGTTCGGCTCCACCGAGGCTGCTCGCGGCGCGCTGTCGGACTGGATCGTGCTCGAGAACGGCAAGATCGAGAACTACCAGGTGATCACGCCGACCGCGTGGAACGTCGGCCCGCGGGACGCCGACCAGGTGGTCGGGCCGATCGAGAAGGCGTTCCTGGGTACCCCGGTGGCCAACACCGCCGACCCGGTCGAGCTCGGTCACGTCGCCCGGTCGTTCGACTCCTGCCTGGTCTGCACCGTGCACGCCTACGACGGCAAGACCGGCAAGCAACTGTCGAAGTTCGTCGTCGGCGGCATGTGA
- a CDS encoding hydrogenase maturation nickel metallochaperone HypA, translated as MHELSIAASVVRTVADAMTERAPGRAVRSVQLRVGVLSGVVPQALGFAWDVAASGTALAGARLDVEPVPVRTSCRACGVEADLPEPLPVRCPGCTGREVDVIGGRELEIATIEVDDVEDIDSDDALAVTA; from the coding sequence ATGCACGAGCTGTCCATCGCCGCCTCGGTGGTCCGCACTGTCGCGGACGCGATGACGGAGCGCGCCCCGGGGCGGGCCGTGCGATCGGTGCAGCTCCGGGTCGGCGTGCTGTCCGGAGTGGTACCGCAGGCGTTGGGCTTCGCGTGGGATGTCGCGGCGTCCGGCACCGCACTCGCCGGGGCCCGGCTGGACGTCGAGCCGGTGCCGGTCCGGACGTCGTGCCGCGCCTGCGGGGTCGAGGCCGACCTGCCCGAGCCGCTCCCGGTGCGCTGCCCCGGGTGCACCGGGCGTGAGGTGGACGTGATCGGTGGCCGGGAACTCGAGATCGCCACCATCGAGGTCGACGACGTCGAGGACATCGATTCGGACGACGCGCTGGCGGTGACCGCCTGA